The following coding sequences lie in one Actinomycetota bacterium genomic window:
- a CDS encoding ABC transporter substrate-binding protein — protein MERTRLMRTAAVVAVLSLGLTACPDGEEADREGLAPGPGTPTPTEEVEVTGRGDGQLTMGRVLPESGFLDYLGVSMIHATQMAIDDINEAGGVLGRDVRLLEEDSGTDPTVAGPNVNSLLASGSDVIVGAAASGVTLSFLDVLFQNQIVNCSPSATSSEFLTQPNAAFMFRTVAPDDAVAPVIADEIVTRDGHSSVVIVNRSDSYGQNLADLVAEELQALNAEVLATVEYTEEEQTFDTQVNTVTQNDPDAVVLIAFREGATFLRRLAETDFDMSAVYGADGVFSGRLPEFAAGEGGDVSILDGMKVIGASGSQEFNERLNESLPAEAKREFIYGGQAYDCVTILALAAEQAQTDDSSQFADLIVDLTRGGEKCTDFASCKQLLDDGQDIDYDGASGEIELSQPPGEGNLGNPTVTTYAVARYEGGELTLVRSERVDLETGATPTPQ, from the coding sequence ATGGAGCGCACCAGGTTGATGCGCACGGCGGCCGTGGTGGCCGTTCTGAGTTTGGGGCTCACCGCCTGTCCCGACGGCGAGGAAGCGGATAGGGAGGGGCTCGCGCCCGGACCCGGGACCCCGACCCCCACCGAAGAGGTGGAAGTGACCGGGCGGGGCGACGGGCAGTTGACCATGGGCCGGGTCCTGCCGGAGTCGGGGTTCCTCGACTACCTGGGCGTCTCGATGATCCACGCCACACAGATGGCCATCGATGACATCAACGAGGCCGGTGGCGTGCTCGGACGCGACGTCCGCCTGCTCGAGGAGGATTCGGGCACCGACCCCACGGTCGCCGGCCCGAACGTCAACAGCCTGCTCGCGTCAGGTTCCGACGTGATCGTCGGGGCGGCCGCATCGGGCGTGACGCTGTCGTTCCTCGACGTTCTGTTCCAGAACCAGATCGTCAACTGCTCACCGTCGGCGACGTCGTCGGAGTTCCTCACGCAGCCCAACGCGGCGTTCATGTTCCGCACGGTGGCGCCCGATGACGCGGTCGCTCCGGTCATCGCCGACGAGATCGTGACCCGCGACGGCCACTCGTCCGTCGTGATCGTCAACCGCTCTGACTCCTACGGTCAGAACCTCGCCGACCTGGTGGCCGAGGAGCTCCAGGCGCTGAACGCTGAGGTTCTGGCCACCGTCGAGTACACCGAGGAGGAGCAGACCTTCGACACGCAGGTGAACACGGTCACCCAGAACGACCCCGACGCGGTGGTGTTGATCGCCTTCCGTGAGGGCGCAACGTTCCTGCGCCGGCTCGCCGAGACCGACTTCGACATGTCGGCCGTGTACGGCGCGGACGGCGTGTTCTCCGGGCGCCTACCGGAGTTCGCGGCCGGGGAGGGAGGAGACGTCTCTATCCTCGACGGCATGAAGGTCATCGGGGCATCCGGCTCGCAGGAGTTCAACGAGCGCCTCAACGAGTCCCTGCCGGCGGAGGCCAAGCGCGAGTTCATCTACGGGGGCCAGGCCTACGACTGCGTCACGATCCTGGCCCTGGCTGCCGAGCAGGCTCAGACCGACGACTCGTCGCAGTTCGCCGACCTGATCGTCGACCTCACCAGGGGCGGCGAGAAGTGCACCGACTTCGCGTCGTGCAAGCAGCTCCTCGATGACGGCCAGGACATCGACTACGACGGGGCCTCCGGTGAGATCGAGCTGAGTCAACCCCCGGGCGAGGGCAACCTCGGCAACCCGACCGTGACCACCTACGCGGTGGCGAGGTACGAAGGAGGAGAGTTGACGCTCGTCCGCTCCGAGCGGGTCGACCTCGAGACCGGGGCGACACCGACGCCGCAGTAA
- a CDS encoding ABC transporter ATP-binding protein encodes MTDDRPVDSTADRRDSRRPLLEAKRIVAGYLPEVDILNGCDLELYSGELVGIIGPNGAGKSTLVKAIFGLVPVRAGSVVLAGEDIASLTPHELVARGVGYVPQTRNVFPSLTIEENLQMGVYLQPASFPERFAYVSELFPLLRHRGSQRAGDLSGGERQMVAMARAMMMEPRVLLLDEPSAGLSPNLQDDTFHRVQTINQAGVSIVMVEQNARRCLQLSDRAYVLDQGNNAYTGTGDELLHDEKVIDLYLGTLSRVE; translated from the coding sequence GTGACAGACGACCGGCCGGTCGACTCGACAGCCGACCGCCGCGACAGCCGCCGACCGCTCCTGGAAGCCAAGAGGATCGTCGCCGGTTACCTGCCCGAGGTCGACATCCTCAACGGCTGCGATCTCGAGCTGTACAGCGGCGAGCTGGTGGGCATCATCGGACCCAACGGCGCCGGCAAGTCCACGCTGGTGAAGGCGATCTTCGGCCTCGTCCCCGTGCGAGCAGGGTCGGTCGTCCTGGCCGGTGAGGACATCGCCTCCTTGACGCCCCACGAACTGGTGGCACGGGGCGTCGGGTACGTCCCCCAGACCAGGAACGTCTTCCCCTCGCTGACGATCGAGGAGAACCTCCAGATGGGGGTGTACCTCCAACCCGCCTCGTTTCCGGAACGCTTCGCGTACGTCAGCGAGCTGTTCCCGCTGCTGCGGCACCGGGGCAGCCAGCGGGCCGGGGACCTGTCCGGAGGCGAACGTCAGATGGTGGCGATGGCCCGGGCCATGATGATGGAGCCGCGGGTGCTGCTCCTCGACGAGCCCTCCGCCGGCCTCTCCCCCAACCTGCAAGACGACACCTTCCACCGGGTGCAGACGATCAACCAGGCGGGGGTCTCGATCGTGATGGTGGAGCAGAACGCCCGCCGCTGCCTGCAACTGTCCGACCGCGCCTACGTGCTCGACCAGGGCAACAACGCCTACACCGGCACCGGTGATGAACTCCTCCACGATGAGAAGGTGATCGACCTCTACCTGGGCACGCTGTCCCGCGTCGAGTAG
- a CDS encoding ABC transporter ATP-binding protein, whose product MSEPDPTSASGRAAALADVPAEPGAPKPDPILVVDDVHRQFGGLVAVDVDHLEIQRGVVTALIGPNGAGKTTFFNLLTGFDDRDRGTWQFDGVEIQGRPSYQVAQAGMVRTFQLTKVLSRLTVLENMKLGATGQGGESLWRALLRRSWASQEQQIEERAHEELERFDLARMRDEYAATLSGGQRKLLELARALMVQPTLVMLDEPMAGVNPALAQTLLDHMLKLPDRGMTVVFVEHDMDIVMNISDWIVCMAEGRIIAEGPPDRIANNDAVIDAYLGRHHDHPGGAR is encoded by the coding sequence ATGTCTGAGCCGGATCCCACCTCCGCATCTGGCCGCGCGGCGGCGCTCGCCGACGTCCCGGCGGAGCCGGGGGCGCCCAAGCCCGACCCGATCCTGGTCGTCGATGACGTCCACCGCCAGTTCGGTGGCCTGGTGGCGGTCGACGTCGATCACCTCGAGATCCAACGTGGGGTGGTCACCGCCCTGATCGGTCCCAACGGGGCCGGCAAGACCACCTTCTTCAACCTGTTGACCGGGTTCGACGACCGCGACCGCGGAACCTGGCAGTTCGACGGCGTGGAGATCCAGGGCAGGCCGTCGTACCAGGTCGCGCAGGCGGGGATGGTACGCACCTTCCAGCTGACCAAGGTCCTGTCGCGGTTGACGGTCCTGGAGAACATGAAGCTCGGCGCCACCGGGCAGGGCGGCGAGAGCCTGTGGCGGGCGCTGTTGCGGCGCAGCTGGGCGTCTCAGGAGCAGCAGATCGAGGAACGCGCTCACGAGGAGCTCGAGCGGTTCGATCTGGCGCGCATGCGTGACGAGTACGCCGCGACGTTGTCCGGCGGGCAGCGCAAGCTGCTGGAGTTGGCACGCGCCTTGATGGTGCAGCCGACGCTGGTGATGCTCGACGAGCCGATGGCGGGTGTGAACCCGGCCCTCGCCCAGACCTTGCTCGACCACATGCTCAAGCTCCCCGACCGGGGCATGACGGTGGTGTTCGTCGAGCACGACATGGACATCGTGATGAACATCAGCGACTGGATCGTCTGCATGGCCGAAGGGCGGATCATCGCCGAGGGACCGCCCGACAGAATCGCCAACAACGACGCCGTGATCGATGCGTACCTCGGCCGCCACCACGATCATCCGGGCGGCGCCCGCTGA
- a CDS encoding branched-chain amino acid ABC transporter permease produces the protein MQWDVVFGNGLREAFGPQAAWFALMAIGLNVHYGYTGLLNFGQIGFAMVGAYGVGIAVQIFGLSLWVGIVVGIAAALVLAVALGLPTLRLRGDYFAIVTIAAAEVIRLVFGSNASGDLTGGPFGLRNVANAFYELNPLTPRRYTVFGNWSYLHGQLWSMLVTWVLVAAATYFVYLLMRSPWGRVIRGIREDEDAVRSLGKNAFWYKMQSLMIGGAIGGLGGIMLTIQTSAVTPLTFRPQQTFFAYAILIVGGAATTFGPVIGTMIFWFLFSGVTSMLRQLASQGLVPPIIATESSIGALVLALVGLAVILLMIYRPQGMFGSERELMLDV, from the coding sequence ATGCAGTGGGACGTCGTCTTCGGCAACGGCCTCCGTGAGGCGTTCGGTCCCCAGGCGGCCTGGTTCGCGCTGATGGCGATCGGGTTGAACGTCCACTACGGGTACACGGGGCTGCTGAACTTCGGTCAGATCGGGTTCGCGATGGTCGGCGCCTACGGGGTCGGCATCGCGGTGCAGATCTTCGGGCTGTCGCTGTGGGTGGGGATCGTCGTCGGGATCGCGGCGGCGCTGGTCCTCGCGGTTGCACTGGGGTTGCCGACCCTGCGGCTGCGTGGCGACTACTTCGCGATCGTCACCATCGCGGCGGCCGAGGTGATCCGTCTGGTGTTCGGGTCGAACGCCTCCGGGGACCTCACCGGGGGGCCGTTCGGGCTGCGCAACGTGGCGAACGCCTTCTACGAGCTCAACCCGCTGACCCCTCGCCGCTACACCGTGTTCGGTAACTGGTCGTACCTGCACGGCCAGCTCTGGTCGATGCTGGTGACCTGGGTGCTGGTCGCGGCGGCCACCTACTTCGTGTACCTGCTGATGCGCAGCCCGTGGGGACGGGTGATCCGCGGCATCCGTGAGGACGAGGATGCGGTGCGCAGCCTCGGCAAGAACGCCTTCTGGTACAAGATGCAGAGCCTGATGATCGGCGGTGCGATCGGCGGCCTGGGCGGCATCATGCTGACGATCCAGACCTCGGCGGTCACGCCCCTGACGTTCCGGCCGCAGCAGACCTTCTTCGCCTACGCCATCCTGATCGTCGGCGGAGCGGCCACCACGTTCGGGCCGGTCATCGGGACGATGATCTTCTGGTTCTTGTTCAGCGGGGTCACATCGATGCTCCGTCAGCTCGCCTCCCAGGGGCTGGTGCCACCGATCATCGCCACGGAGAGCTCGATCGGGGCGCTGGTGCTGGCGCTGGTCGGGCTGGCTGTCATCCTGCTGATGATCTACCGGCCGCAAGGTATGTTCGGCAGCGAACGGGAACTGATGCTCGATGTCTGA
- a CDS encoding branched-chain amino acid ABC transporter permease, whose product MLASLTSTATALSGESGGEQDDRQPGVFGTLQTADEEPLKGVEVTVSGEDSGFQETVETDADGEWSVDVPRSGTYVIEINEDTLPEDVGLKNPDNNPTTITVRDNRRRVLFPMGESARGGFDFPFRPLAQRLVDGIKFGLIIAITSVGLSLIFGTTGLINFAHGEFVTLGAIVAWFLNVQGPQLHLVFAAILATAVGGVFAGGLEAGMFARLRARRVGGFQFLVITIGLSLLMRHVLVLWYGSRQSPYAQYTVQQRIRWGPVAATPRDLAVMALSAAILVGVAMMLQRTRMGKATRAVADNPDLAESSGINVARVILVVWIVGGALAAIGGVLQGLVTAVEWTMGFRLLLLMFAAVILGGLGTAYGAMVGGLVIGIVSQVSTVWLRAELQHAWALLVLVLVLLIRPQGILGRKERLG is encoded by the coding sequence GTGCTGGCATCCCTGACGTCCACCGCCACGGCCCTGAGCGGTGAGAGCGGCGGCGAGCAGGACGACCGACAGCCTGGCGTGTTCGGCACCCTCCAGACGGCCGACGAAGAACCCCTCAAGGGGGTCGAAGTCACCGTCTCCGGCGAGGACAGCGGCTTCCAGGAGACGGTCGAGACCGACGCCGACGGGGAGTGGAGTGTCGACGTTCCCCGCAGCGGGACCTACGTCATCGAGATCAACGAGGACACGCTCCCCGAGGACGTCGGCCTGAAGAACCCCGACAACAATCCCACGACGATCACGGTCCGCGACAACCGACGGCGCGTCCTGTTCCCGATGGGCGAGAGCGCGAGGGGCGGCTTCGACTTCCCGTTCCGGCCCCTCGCACAGCGGCTGGTCGACGGCATCAAGTTCGGTCTGATCATCGCCATCACGTCCGTAGGGTTGTCGTTGATCTTCGGGACGACGGGCCTGATCAACTTCGCGCACGGCGAGTTCGTCACGTTGGGCGCGATCGTCGCGTGGTTCCTCAACGTCCAGGGACCGCAGCTGCACCTGGTGTTCGCCGCCATCCTCGCCACGGCGGTCGGTGGGGTGTTCGCGGGCGGCCTGGAGGCGGGCATGTTCGCGCGGCTGCGAGCGCGACGGGTCGGTGGCTTCCAGTTCCTGGTGATCACGATCGGTCTGTCGTTGCTGATGCGGCACGTGCTGGTGCTGTGGTACGGCAGCCGCCAATCGCCCTACGCCCAGTACACGGTGCAGCAGCGGATCCGGTGGGGGCCGGTCGCCGCGACCCCCCGCGATCTCGCCGTGATGGCCCTCTCCGCCGCGATCCTGGTCGGCGTGGCGATGATGCTCCAGCGCACCCGCATGGGTAAGGCGACGCGCGCCGTGGCCGACAACCCGGACCTGGCCGAGTCGTCCGGGATCAACGTGGCGCGCGTGATCCTGGTGGTGTGGATCGTCGGCGGGGCGCTCGCCGCCATCGGCGGCGTGTTGCAGGGCCTGGTCACCGCCGTCGAGTGGACCATGGGGTTCCGACTGCTCCTGCTGATGTTCGCCGCGGTGATCCTCGGGGGTCTGGGCACCGCGTACGGCGCGATGGTCGGCGGTCTGGTGATCGGGATCGTCAGCCAGGTCAGCACCGTGTGGCTACGGGCGGAGCTTCAACACGCCTGGGCTCTGCTCGTGCTGGTGCTCGTCCTGCTGATCCGTCCCCAGGGGATCCTGGGACGCAAGGAGCGGCTGGGGTGA